One window of Alteromonas sp. LMIT006 genomic DNA carries:
- a CDS encoding class I SAM-dependent methyltransferase, with amino-acid sequence MRSKQSEQQAWNAYWQQHKTSNSFGCDYTENEGPYGVVNRHWLECFDTFDSSETVCDLGAGNGALAKLFIDSRKQLNCKKWFSTDLALTRLDFTHQKVEARRMNAEQMELIDQSIDVFVSMFGIEYADLDKVFAEINRCLSPTGRYQFLLHHQDSVITQQSRVTVNVGQRILDNAFWQTLSNLNIHSFTELKHLLLQQLNIQMQQASVDEQDDVKIIGHSIFSLVQSSQSTHQVIIGLTELVEQIKQQNSRLIAQIIAADQTEQLTQLLEKSSLSCYKLTILTYNKAILGWSVIGKK; translated from the coding sequence ATGCGGTCTAAGCAATCTGAACAACAGGCATGGAATGCATACTGGCAACAACATAAAACCAGTAACAGCTTTGGTTGTGACTACACCGAAAATGAAGGGCCTTATGGCGTTGTGAATCGTCATTGGCTAGAGTGTTTTGATACTTTTGACAGCTCAGAAACCGTGTGCGACCTCGGTGCTGGAAATGGTGCACTGGCAAAATTGTTTATCGATTCAAGAAAACAACTAAATTGCAAAAAATGGTTTTCTACCGATCTTGCATTAACTCGTCTTGATTTTACCCATCAAAAAGTTGAAGCTAGACGAATGAATGCTGAACAAATGGAATTAATTGATCAGAGTATCGACGTATTCGTGAGTATGTTTGGGATTGAATATGCTGATTTGGATAAAGTTTTTGCTGAAATTAATCGATGTTTGTCACCAACCGGACGTTACCAGTTTTTATTACATCATCAAGATAGCGTTATAACACAGCAGTCTAGAGTCACTGTAAATGTGGGTCAAAGAATTCTCGATAATGCATTTTGGCAAACGTTATCGAACTTAAACATACATTCTTTTACTGAACTCAAACATCTATTACTTCAACAACTTAATATTCAAATGCAACAAGCAAGTGTTGACGAGCAGGACGATGTAAAGATTATCGGTCACAGCATTTTCAGTTTAGTACAGTCTTCACAATCTACTCATCAAGTTATAATCGGACTGACAGAGCTTGTTGAGCAAATAAAACAGCAAAACAGTCGTCTAATTGCTCAGATCATTGCAGCTGACCAAACTGAACAATTAACTCAGTTACTTGAAAAATCATCACTTTCTTGCTACAAATTAACCATACTGACATACAATAAAGCAATATTAGGTTGGTCAGTGATTGGAAAAAAATAA
- a CDS encoding TonB-dependent siderophore receptor gives MFTNSKVAKSIRLAIAFGAASTMAFSNAALAQEENEEAAEPVEKIQVTGSRIKRADLEGALPVTVIDREAIDFSGQTSVADLLRNTSFNSTGSFRPQSGSSAQGVSQINLRGLGASRSLVLVDGRRLARSPSTGSSQDLNGIPAAAVERIEILTDGASAVYGSDAIGGVVNIITRKDFNGVELRLGAAEIEHEGGDREEGSLIFGASSDKGSMLGGISWNSRDIVFARDFPWYSPGGSFYSQNFRDYNRSDASWTSLGPNACDQGEFYTIPYGPAIPNSDGDSVRCGFNFASVSADEASTGNVGFFMNSRYEINDDWSVYANMNMTKSKSFGRYAPSLAMAYVGPTSPNNPTNPDSPYYDPAFNHSLYNPAADPTVGSDGVYVLHRFAGLGNRDNDVDNYLQDILFGFEGDIDGVLVDFGVRRNKSRTYDIGRNYVVIPIAEQYMDQGDYLMGDVDRNPADVLNSMKATISRIGDYNQDEVYGTVQFDLFDMDGGTAVAIVGGEWRDILFNDQYDSLSEGGVIGGSAGNSAGGARQASAVFVEAVFPVQDDLEVTAALRRDRYSDYGSDTSPKVSVRYNPTDELVLRASYGEGFRAPTLDILTQKESFSADSVRDEQHCLAVGLAADCSDQINAFVIANPFLESETSKQYAFGVAYEPAEWLDFSLDYFNIKIDNRIKSFSSGELINLQNAGRALPSGMSVERNQFGEIERVVRGFGNQGTLETSGLDLNLNTRFDLNEFGALRQNLTFSYTSKYDVDGVDQMQFDAFPEYRGVLANVYSIGDFDVAWNVNVIGDTTNPSGDPVPHWITNDVQVTYNANWNGKVTVGVRNLSGKEPILGTDPNGSRDYNFNLYDGYGRTVYARYTQSF, from the coding sequence ATGTTTACAAACTCAAAAGTAGCTAAGTCTATTCGTCTAGCTATTGCGTTTGGTGCAGCTTCGACTATGGCATTTTCTAATGCCGCACTAGCGCAAGAAGAAAATGAAGAAGCAGCCGAGCCTGTTGAAAAAATTCAGGTGACTGGTTCGCGTATCAAACGTGCTGATTTAGAAGGTGCGTTACCCGTTACTGTTATTGACCGTGAAGCGATTGACTTCTCAGGTCAAACGTCTGTCGCAGACTTATTACGTAACACGTCTTTCAACTCAACTGGTTCATTCCGTCCACAGTCTGGTTCATCTGCACAAGGTGTTTCTCAGATTAACTTACGTGGTCTTGGTGCGAGTCGCTCTCTAGTATTGGTTGATGGTCGTCGTTTAGCACGTTCACCATCTACTGGTTCTTCACAAGATTTGAATGGTATTCCTGCAGCAGCAGTTGAGCGTATTGAAATCCTAACTGACGGTGCATCAGCGGTATATGGTTCTGACGCAATCGGTGGTGTTGTAAACATCATCACTCGTAAAGACTTCAACGGTGTGGAGTTACGTTTAGGTGCTGCAGAAATTGAACATGAAGGCGGTGACCGTGAAGAAGGTTCTTTGATCTTCGGTGCATCTTCAGACAAAGGTTCGATGCTTGGTGGTATCTCATGGAACAGTCGTGATATCGTATTTGCGCGTGACTTCCCATGGTACAGCCCAGGCGGTTCATTCTACTCACAGAACTTCCGAGATTATAATCGTTCGGACGCTTCATGGACCAGCTTAGGTCCGAACGCATGTGACCAGGGTGAGTTCTACACAATTCCTTACGGTCCAGCAATTCCAAACTCAGACGGCGACTCAGTACGTTGCGGATTTAACTTCGCATCAGTATCAGCAGACGAAGCTTCTACAGGAAACGTTGGTTTCTTCATGAATAGCCGTTATGAAATCAATGACGATTGGTCTGTTTATGCAAATATGAATATGACTAAATCTAAGTCTTTTGGTCGTTATGCTCCATCATTGGCAATGGCATATGTTGGTCCAACTTCACCCAACAACCCAACTAATCCAGATTCGCCTTACTACGATCCTGCATTCAACCACTCGCTTTACAATCCTGCAGCAGACCCCACTGTTGGTTCTGATGGTGTGTACGTATTACACAGATTTGCTGGACTCGGTAATCGTGACAATGACGTCGACAACTATTTACAAGATATTTTGTTCGGTTTTGAAGGGGATATCGATGGTGTTTTAGTTGATTTTGGTGTTCGTAGAAATAAATCACGTACGTATGACATCGGTCGAAACTATGTTGTTATTCCTATTGCTGAACAATATATGGATCAAGGTGATTACCTGATGGGTGATGTTGATCGAAACCCAGCTGATGTATTGAATTCAATGAAAGCTACCATCTCTCGTATTGGTGATTATAATCAAGACGAAGTATACGGTACTGTTCAATTTGATTTGTTTGATATGGATGGCGGCACTGCTGTGGCTATTGTTGGTGGTGAGTGGCGTGACATTCTTTTCAACGACCAATACGATTCACTTTCAGAAGGTGGCGTAATTGGTGGTTCTGCTGGTAACTCTGCAGGTGGTGCGCGTCAAGCATCAGCCGTATTTGTTGAAGCAGTATTTCCTGTACAAGATGACTTAGAGGTAACTGCAGCTTTACGTCGTGACCGCTACTCTGACTATGGTTCTGATACATCACCAAAAGTTTCTGTACGATATAACCCAACTGATGAGCTAGTACTTCGTGCATCTTATGGTGAAGGTTTCCGTGCTCCGACGTTGGATATTTTGACTCAGAAAGAATCATTTTCTGCTGACTCTGTCCGAGACGAACAACACTGTCTTGCAGTCGGGCTAGCGGCTGATTGTTCTGATCAGATCAATGCATTCGTTATTGCAAACCCATTCTTGGAATCTGAGACTTCTAAGCAATATGCGTTTGGTGTTGCCTATGAACCAGCTGAATGGTTGGATTTCTCTTTAGATTATTTCAATATTAAGATTGACAATCGTATCAAGTCATTCTCATCTGGTGAATTGATTAATCTACAAAACGCAGGCCGTGCATTACCATCAGGTATGTCCGTAGAGCGAAATCAATTTGGTGAAATTGAGAGAGTTGTTCGTGGTTTTGGTAACCAAGGTACTCTTGAAACTTCAGGTCTTGATTTGAACTTGAACACTCGATTTGATTTAAATGAGTTTGGTGCGTTACGTCAAAACCTAACGTTCTCTTACACAAGCAAATACGATGTTGATGGTGTGGATCAAATGCAATTTGATGCATTCCCAGAATATCGTGGTGTACTTGCCAATGTATACTCAATTGGTGACTTCGATGTTGCTTGGAACGTAAACGTTATCGGTGATACTACTAATCCATCAGGTGACCCAGTTCCACATTGGATTACTAACGACGTTCAAGTTACCTACAATGCTAATTGGAATGGTAAGGTAACTGTTGGTGTTCGTAACCTATCTGGCAAAGAACCAATCTTAGGTACGGATCCAAATGGTTCACGTGATTATAACTTCAACTTATACGACGGTTATGGCCGCACTGTATACGCACGTTATACTCAATCATTCTAA